CGCGGCCATGAATCCGAAACCGTTGGTCAGGCGATAGTGCGTCTGGAATTCGTTCTGAACGCCGCGGTAATGCGTCTCGCCGCTGATCGGAGCGTTGGTACCGAGGATGGCGCCGGTGTAGTCGACGTTGCCGACGTACGCTTTGACGTTGTAAGCGACGGAAGGCCCGGGCGCCCTGCTCTGGCTCCACGTGAGGTCCAGCGCCCAGCGCAGACCGTCTTCCTTGACGGACGGAGTCGTCGATTCCTTCCAGCGAAAGCTCTCGAAACCCGCGCCGATCGAGATATCGGCGCTCGCGCTGCCTGCAACCATCAATGCGCACGTGCCTGCTGCCATCGCCAAACCGCGCTTCATCCGCCTCCCCTCGCCGCCTCGTCGCGACAATCTGAGCCGAGGGTAAAGAAAACGCTTTAAGTTGTCGATATAAGCTCTTCACGCGAGGCATAATACTTTCAATGCTGTTGTATTTCAGCAACAACAGCAGCGATCGATAGACAGGAGATCGCATGAAGGTAACCAAGCAGACGAGCTGGTTCGGCAGCTTTTCGAAGTGGATCTCGCGCTGGACCGGCAGTCCGCTCGCGTTCGGGCTCGCGCTCGGCACCATCGTGGTGTGGGCTATCAGCGGCCCGCTCTTCGGCTTCAGCGACACGTGGCAGCTCGTCATCAACACCGGCACCACGATCGTCACCTTCCTCATGGTGTTCCTCATCCAGAACACCCAGAACCGCGACGGCACCGCAGTGCAGGTCAAGCTCGACGAGCTCATCCGCACGACGAGCGGCGCGCACAACGCGCTGCTCGACCTCGAAGAGCTCGACGAGAACGAGCTGCGCGAGATCACCAAGGAATACGAGGGGATCGCCGAGCGCGCGCGCGAGCTGCTGCGCAAGGGCAAGAGCGACACCGGAAGACCGAGCGTGAAAGGACGCACACCGCGCAAGTGATGCTCACGGCATACTTCTTGCACAACCACTCTCTGCAGTCAGGAATCGCCGATCAACCTACCTAGAGAGGATCGCAATGGCGAAATACGGCAAGAAAGCCCAGAGCAAGGTGAAGCGAGCGATGCACAAACGCAAGCGCGGTACGCTGAAGAGCGGTTCGGGCAAGAAGGTGAAGAGCAAGGAACAGGCGATCGCCATCGGCCTGTCCGAAGCGCGCAAGGCAGGCGGGAAAGCGCCGAAGAAGGCGTCCCGCAAGAAGTCGACTTCGAAGAAGAAGTCGTCGAGCCGCAAGAAGTCCAGCAGCAGCCGCAAGTCGAGCGCACGCAAGTCGAGCAGCCGCAAGAAGCCGGCCAGTCGCAAGAAGTCCAGCGGCCGCTCCCATAAGCGCAAATCGACGAAGAAGCGCTCGAAGAGCTAGCGCCGCTCCCGAAGTTGAAGGAAGGGAAGTTCAAGGAGGGAAACCCTGGTTTCCCTCTTTGCGTTTACCGGCGTTAACGCTCGCGAAGCCGAGCGTTAAGCAGCTGCCTGCGCAGCGGCCCGCTGCGCCGCCTCGGCGAGCCTGTGCTCCTTGAGGAACCAGCGGCGCACGATCCAGATCACGCCGACGAAGAACAGGCCCACCCCGGCGACCAGCCAGTAGTTGATGCGCGACGGGTCTTCGAGCGCGGTCTTGATCTGCTCCCCGAACACCGTCGTCGTCAGCGTCCCCGGCAGCATGCCGAGGATGGTGCCGAGCGCGTAGTGCCACAGCTTGATGCCGACCGCGCCCGCGACCATGCCTTCGACCGCGAACGGCGCCACCGGCACGATGCGCACCGCGAAGATCGCGATCAATCCCCGGCGCCTGAGCACCTCGGTCATCTCGTTGAGCTTGTCGCCCGCGAGCTTGCGCACGGTGTCGCGCGGCAGCAGGAGGCCCGCGAAGTACGTCGACAGCGCGGCGCCGAGGATGCCGAGCAGGCTGTAAGCGAGCCCGAGCGCCGGGCCGAACGCGATCACCGCGAACAGGGTGATGAGCGGCCGCGGGAACATGACGAAGCACGCCGGCGTATAAGCCGCCATCACCGCAAGGGGCGCCCACCACACCGCCCCCACGTCCTCGGCCCACGCGATCGCGCGCTCGGGCGTGAAGACTTCGGACAGCGGCGTGTAGCGCCACACCGCGGTGAGCACCGCGATGCCGACCGCGATCAGCGCGAGCTTGCCCCACGCCGGGCCGGTCGCGTGCTCGGCGATCGTGGTGTCCGGCGCGAACGTTTCGATCACGTCGTCGAGCGCGAGCGCCGGCTCGGCGTCCTCGAGCGGCGCCGCGACCGGTGCGGCCGCGCCGCGCGTCAACGGGCGCAGCCGCGCGACGTCCCCGAACACGCGATCGCACAACGCACGTAATGCTTCGGCGCGCCGCGGGTCGTCGCCCGCTTCGAAGGTGACATCGCACTCGCTGTCGTAGCGCAGTGAACGGTTGCTCAGACCCGCCGAGCCGACGTGCAGCCACGAATCGTCGACGACCATCACGGTCGTATGCGCATCGCCGAGCGTCGGTTCGCGCGTGTACGCGCGGAAACGGCCGCGCGTGTCAGCGGACTCGACTTGCCCGAGCGCCCGGGCGCGCCGCGTCTCGAGCGCCGCGCGGTCGAGCCAGCCGTGCGATGCGTCGCGCGTGACGAGCACGATCTCGGGCGGATCGTCCTCCGCGAGACGGGACGCGAGCGCGGCCGCGACGCGCTCGGACGTGAAGTGCGCGGTGTCGATGCGGATCGACCGTTCCGCCTTCGCGATCGCGTCCAGGAACAGCCTCTCGATCTCGTGCACCGCCGGCCGCGCGTCGATCGCCGGCAGCGTGCGCGAGATCCCGACCTCGACGTCGGTCACGTCGGGCTTCAGCCACTGCGGCCACGGATCGACCGCGCCTCGCGAGGTGCGTATGGCCTGGCGGGTCGCGGCGCTCCAGCGCTCGCGCGCGATCTCGCCGAGCGCATGCGCGGCGCCCGCGTCGACGACCGCCACTGCGTCCCGAGAATCCACGGCGCGACGCGACGTGAAGTCGATGCCTCCGCAGAACGCGATCGCGTCGTCGATCACGATGAGCTTCTGGTGGTGCGAGCAGCCTGCGGCATTGGTGCTGTCGTAGTGCAGGTGCACGCGCGCGTGGTGATGGCCGCTCGGACCGTAGAGCGGCCGCATGCCGTCGCCGCTGCTGCCGTACAGCGCGCCGTAATCCCACGCGAGCACGTACACCTCGAGCTTCGGCCGCTTGCGCACCAGCCGGTCGAGGAACTCGCCGAGCTTGAGCAGGCCGCGGCCGCGCGTCTTGCGGCCGAGCGCGGTGCGATCGTCGAAATCCCAACCGACGATGACGATGGAGCGCGTCGCGCGCTCGGCCGCGTGCCTGAACGCGCGGTAGTACTCGTCGGCGCCGAACAGGAAAGCCGCGCGCGCCGCGCGCGCCGCCGCGCTGCAGTTCGAACCCGGTTGCAGCAGGCTCGCCATGCGCCGGCTAGCGCCGCGCGAGGAGCGGGTCCGCGCCTCCTCGCACCACGCGTATGCGGTTCTCCACCTCGCGCACGCCGCGCGCTTGCGCCGTGATGTCCTCGATGGCGTGCTTCATGCGGCGCTCGGGGACGATGCCTTCGAGCGTGACGACGCCGCCGGCGACTTCCACCGTCACCTCGCTCGAGTCGAGGTGCGTCGCGCCGATCAGCGCCTCGCAGACGTCCTCGCGGATGCGCTCGTCGCTGCGGCGGTAGTTCTTCGGGCCGCGCAGTCCTGTATGCAGCCGGGGCTGCCCGCCGATGAGCTGCTCGCCGTCGTGCAGTACGGCGGCGGGCGCCTGCGCGTCGTAGCGATAGCGATGCGGCGCGAACGGATCGTCGTCGCCCCACCGGCGCGTGCCTTCCCAGGAGGCATCGCGGGCACCAGCGACGCCGGCCGCCTGCGCCTGCGAGCTGTAATCGCGCGGCGCCTGCATCGGCTCGGGCGTCGCACGTCGATTCGATTTCGCCATGATTCGACCTTTCTATTCGATTTACCCGCCGCTGCAAATTGCGCGCCTCGCCGCAGCGCGGCACCGCGTTTGCTGCGATTCATGGTTCCAGTTGCAGGTTTCCGAGGAACTTCCGTGGCTCAGAGCAATCGACCCCAATCGCCCGCGAATCCTCTGTGGTGGCAGCGCGGCATCGTCTACCAGATCTATCCCCTCTCGTTCCAGGACAGCAACGGCGACGGCAAAGGCGACCTCGACGGGATCCGCCAGCGGCTCGATTACCTCCACTGGCTCGGCGTCGACGCGGTCTGGATATCGCCGATCTATCCGTCGCCGATGAAGGACTTCGGCTACGACATCTCCGATTACTGCGACATCGCGCAGACCTTCGGCTCGCTCGAGGATTTCGACCGGCTGCTGGCGGAAGTGCACGCGCGCGGCATGAAGCTCATCCTCGATTTCGTCCCCAACCATACGTCGGACCGGCATCCATGGTTCATCGAGAGCCGAAGCTCGCGCGACAACCCGAAGCGCGACTGGTACATCTGGCGCGATCCGGCGCCGGGCGGCGGCGCGCCGACCAACTGGCTGGCGCAGTTCGGCGGCAGTGCCTGGCAGCTCGATGCCGCCACCGGCCAGTACTACTACCACGCGTTCCTCAAGGAGCAGCCCGACCTCAACTGGCGCAACCGCGAGGTGCGCAACGCGATGTACCGCGTGCTGCGCTTCTGGCTCGACCGCGGCGTCGACGGCTTTCGCATGGACGTCCTGTGGCATCTCATCAAGGACGACCAGTTCCGCGACAACCCGCCCAACCCCGGCTTCGAGCCCGGCGATTCGGAGCACCGCAAGCTGCTCGAGCTCTACACGACCGACCGGCCCGAGGTGCACGAGGTGATCTCCGAGATGCGCGAGCTCTTCGAGACCTTTGATGAGCGCCTCATCATCGGCGAGATCTACCTGCCGGTGGAGCGCCTCGTCGAGTACTACGGCCTCGAGCGCCCCGGAGTCCACCTGCCGTTCAACTTCCAGCTCATCCACGCGCCGTGGAACGCGTGCGAGATCGACCGCATGATCCGCGAGTACGAGGAGCGCGTACCTGAAGAGGAATGGCCGAACTGGGTGCTCGGCAACCACGACCAGCACCGCATCGCGACGCGCGTGGGCGACGCTCAGTCGCGCATCGCCGCGATGATGCTGCTCACGCTGCGCGGCACGCCGACGCTCTATTACGGCGACGAGATCGGGATGTGCGACCACATCATCCCGCCCGAGCGCGTGCAGGACCCGTACGAGAAGAACCAGCCGGGGCTCGGCCTCGGCCGCGACCCGCAGCGCACGCCGATGCAGTGGGACGGCTCGCTGCACGCCGGCTTTTCCACGAGCGAGCCCTGGCTGCCGATCCCCCCGGACTTCCACCGCCACAACGTCAAGGTGCTCGCGGAAGACCCGCGCTCGGTGCTCGCGTTGTACAAGGCCCTGATCGGGCTGCGGCGCAGTCACCGCGCGCTGTCGGTCGGCGGTTACGCGCAGATCACGTGCGAAGGCAGCGTAATGGCGTTCGAGCGCTACGACGGCGCCGAGCGGCTCGTCGTCGCGCTCAACTTCGGCCACGAAGCGGAGGCGGTGGCGCTGCCCGACCGCCCGGGGAAGGTGTTGATGTCGACGCACATGGACCGCGTCGGGGAGGCGCTGACCGGGAGTTGTGCGCTGCGCCCGGACGAAGGCGTGATCGCGCTCGTCGCCTGAGACGTGCCGCGCGTCGCCGGCGCTTCTGCGCCGCCCCCGCATTCGCTAGACTTGCTGGGAAAGCCAGTACGCCCGGGGGAATCATGGACACCGCACAGCGGCGGTTGTTGTACGTCGACGGCGACGCGGAGGCGCGCCTGCTCATGCAGGAGCTGCTGGCGCCGCACCAGATCGACATCGTCGCGACCGACGAGGAAGCGCGCGTGCTCGCGCGCCGCGTGAGCTACGACGTCTACCTGCTCGCGAGCGGCCCCGACGCGAGCGGCCTCGCCTTGTGCGCATGGCTCCACCGGATCGATCCGCGCACGCCGATCATCTACGTGTCGTCCACCGGCACCGCTGCGCACGAGAGCCGCGCGGTGGCCGCCGGCGCATTGCGCTTCCTCGTCAAGCCGCTCGACCCCGACCTGCTCAGGTCCACCCTTCGATTGCTGCTCAAGCTCGCGGAGATCGAGACGCGGCGTGCGCGCATCGCCGAAGAGCTCGCGATCGAGGAAGAGCTCACCGCGCGCGCGGCACGGGCGCGCGAGACCGTGCGCGCCGCCCGCGCCAAGGCGCAGCGGTCGCTCGAGTGCACGCTGCGGATGAAGGCGTACCGCGCTTTCCTGGATGCCGGCGGCAATCGCGCGAACTTCGAGCGGACGTGGCCGACCGTCGCGTCGGACGCGGACACCGCGACTAAGTGACGAGCCGAGGCGCGGCCTCCAGGACGAGCACGAGCGCTGCGCCCTGCGCGCTCGTATAGAGCCAGAAGATGCAGGTGTTGTCGAACGTGACCCGGCGCACGGGGTCGAGCTTGCCGCTGTAGCGCCGCGCAAGCGTGTAAGCGGCCATCGCGATCGCGACGAGCACGTGCAGCGCCTGCAGCGCGAGTCCCGCGTAGACGAGCGCGCCGTAGCCGTGCGCCGCCGGATCGATGTCCGCGTATGCGCTCCAGTGCAGCGCCGTCGCCGCCGCGGCGCACACCGCGCCGGCGAGCAGCGCTTCGGTGAAAAGGCGCCGGTGCAGGAGACGCCCCGCCCACACGAGCGCCGCGCCGCTCGCGCTCCACAACGCCGCCACCGTCACCGACGTATGCCCCGCCGGTAACGCGTACGGTGCGGGCGGCCACGGGCCCTGCGACTGGGTCCACAGGTAGAACCACGAGAAGACGAGCGAGGCGAAGATCGTCGCATCGACGAGCAGCAGCACGCCCATCCCCCATGCCGAGTGCGAATGCCGTCCGCTCACGTAGATCGGCAGGGGCAGTCCGTCGCCGATATCGACCGGGCCGCGGATCGCGCCCGGGTCGGTCTCCCACAGCCACCGGAGTATCGCGGCCAGCGCGACGACGCCGCCGATCGCGGCGGCCACGTGCAGCTTCGCGGTCAGCAGCAGAAAGAACGCCGCGGTGCCCAGACCGGCGACGAACGGCAGCCAACTGTCGCCGGTGAGCACGAGCACATACTGCGGCCGCGCATCGCGCGGGCTCGTCACCAGAGTCTCGCGCCTGCCCGTCGCGGTTCCGGGCAGGTAATGCTGTCCCGCGTCGACCTCCGCCGCGAGCGTCGGTCTCGCCCACAGCGGATCCCGATCGTCGATGCGCGGGATGCTGCGGAAGCCGTAGTCGTCGGCCGGCAGCCATTCGAGCGTGGAGGCGCCCCACACGTTCGCGTCGACTTTCTTGGCGAGGCGCAGGTGCATGAGCACGTCCAGCAGAAAGACGGCGAAGCCCGCGGCGAGCACGAACGCGCCGAGGGTGGAAAGCAGATTCAGCCCGTCCCAGCCGAGCCCCGCCTGGTACGTGTAGACCCGCCGCGGCATGCCGAGCATGCCGGTGATGTGCATCGGGAAGAACGTGGCGTGGAATCCCGCGAACATGAGCGCGCACGACCACTTGCCCATGCGCTCCGACAACGGCTTGCCCGAGACGAACGGCGCCCAGTAATAGATCGCCGCGATCAGCGGGAACACCATGCCGCCGATCAGCACGTAATGGAAATGCGCGACGACGAAGTAGGTGTCGTGCGCCTGCCAGTCGAAAGGCACGACCGCGAGCATCACGCCGGTGAGACCGCCGAGCACAAAGGTCGCGAAGAACGCGAGCAGGAACCACGTCGGCGCGGCGAACCGCACCTCGCCGCGCCACAGCGTGGTCACCCACGAGAACAGCTGGATCGCGGTCGGGATGCTCACCGCCATGCTCGCGGCGGAGAAGAACGCCGCGTATTTGTGCGTGAGGCCGATCGCGTACATGTGGTGCGCCCACAGCGTGAAGCTCAGCACGCCGACTATGATCGTCGCGGCGACGATCCAGCGATAACCCGCGAGTCGCGTGCGCGCGAGCGTGGGCACGATCATCGAGATCATCCCCGCGGCGGGCAGGAAGATGATGTACACCTCCGGATGACCGAAGAGCCAGAAGAGGTGCTGCCACAGCACCGGGTCGCCGCCGCGCTCGACGATGAAGAACGGCCAGCCCAATGCGCGCTCCAGCTCGAGCAGCAGCGTGCCGAGGATGATCGGCGGGAAGCCGAACACGATCATCGCGCCGACGACCAGCATCGCCCACGCGAAGAGCGGCATCTTCATGAGCGACATCCCGGGCGCGCGCGTGCGCAGTATCCCGACGACGAGCTCCACCGCGCCCGCGATCGCCGAGATCTCGATGAAACCGATGCCGAGCAGCCACCAGTCCGCGCCGCTGCCCGGCGAATAGGTGCCGCCGGTGAGCGGCGGATACATGAACCAGCCGCCGTCCGGTGCGACGCCAAAAAAGATCGTGCCGAAGAACACGAGCCCGCCGATCGCGTACGCCCAGTAGGCGTACGCCGACAGCCGCGGGAACGGCAGGTCGCGCGCACCGAGCATGTTGGGCAGGAGCAGCACCGCGACCGCTTCGACGACCGGCACCGCGAAGAGAAACATCATCACCGTGCCGTGCATGGTGAAGATGCGGTTGTACTCGGCGTTGGACAGCAAGTCGTTGCCGGGCACCGCGAGCTGAGCGCGCATGAGCAGCGCGAGCACGCCCGCGAGGACCAGGAAGAGCAGCGCGGTCCCGACGTAGAAGAGCCCGATGACGGTGTTGTTGACCGCGCCGAAGATGCGCCACCCGCGCGGCGTCAGCCATGCGCGCTCCAGCGCTTCGA
The DNA window shown above is from Burkholderiales bacterium and carries:
- a CDS encoding low affinity iron permease family protein, giving the protein MKVTKQTSWFGSFSKWISRWTGSPLAFGLALGTIVVWAISGPLFGFSDTWQLVINTGTTIVTFLMVFLIQNTQNRDGTAVQVKLDELIRTTSGAHNALLDLEELDENELREITKEYEGIAERARELLRKGKSDTGRPSVKGRTPRK
- a CDS encoding DUF6496 domain-containing protein, translating into MAKYGKKAQSKVKRAMHKRKRGTLKSGSGKKVKSKEQAIAIGLSEARKAGGKAPKKASRKKSTSKKKSSSRKKSSSSRKSSARKSSSRKKPASRKKSSGRSHKRKSTKKRSKS
- a CDS encoding VTT domain-containing protein, with amino-acid sequence MASLLQPGSNCSAAARAARAAFLFGADEYYRAFRHAAERATRSIVIVGWDFDDRTALGRKTRGRGLLKLGEFLDRLVRKRPKLEVYVLAWDYGALYGSSGDGMRPLYGPSGHHHARVHLHYDSTNAAGCSHHQKLIVIDDAIAFCGGIDFTSRRAVDSRDAVAVVDAGAAHALGEIARERWSAATRQAIRTSRGAVDPWPQWLKPDVTDVEVGISRTLPAIDARPAVHEIERLFLDAIAKAERSIRIDTAHFTSERVAAALASRLAEDDPPEIVLVTRDASHGWLDRAALETRRARALGQVESADTRGRFRAYTREPTLGDAHTTVMVVDDSWLHVGSAGLSNRSLRYDSECDVTFEAGDDPRRAEALRALCDRVFGDVARLRPLTRGAAAPVAAPLEDAEPALALDDVIETFAPDTTIAEHATGPAWGKLALIAVGIAVLTAVWRYTPLSEVFTPERAIAWAEDVGAVWWAPLAVMAAYTPACFVMFPRPLITLFAVIAFGPALGLAYSLLGILGAALSTYFAGLLLPRDTVRKLAGDKLNEMTEVLRRRGLIAIFAVRIVPVAPFAVEGMVAGAVGIKLWHYALGTILGMLPGTLTTTVFGEQIKTALEDPSRINYWLVAGVGLFFVGVIWIVRRWFLKEHRLAEAAQRAAAQAAA
- a CDS encoding BON domain-containing protein; translated protein: MAKSNRRATPEPMQAPRDYSSQAQAAGVAGARDASWEGTRRWGDDDPFAPHRYRYDAQAPAAVLHDGEQLIGGQPRLHTGLRGPKNYRRSDERIREDVCEALIGATHLDSSEVTVEVAGGVVTLEGIVPERRMKHAIEDITAQARGVREVENRIRVVRGGADPLLARR
- a CDS encoding alpha-amylase family glycosyl hydrolase, which translates into the protein MAQSNRPQSPANPLWWQRGIVYQIYPLSFQDSNGDGKGDLDGIRQRLDYLHWLGVDAVWISPIYPSPMKDFGYDISDYCDIAQTFGSLEDFDRLLAEVHARGMKLILDFVPNHTSDRHPWFIESRSSRDNPKRDWYIWRDPAPGGGAPTNWLAQFGGSAWQLDAATGQYYYHAFLKEQPDLNWRNREVRNAMYRVLRFWLDRGVDGFRMDVLWHLIKDDQFRDNPPNPGFEPGDSEHRKLLELYTTDRPEVHEVISEMRELFETFDERLIIGEIYLPVERLVEYYGLERPGVHLPFNFQLIHAPWNACEIDRMIREYEERVPEEEWPNWVLGNHDQHRIATRVGDAQSRIAAMMLLTLRGTPTLYYGDEIGMCDHIIPPERVQDPYEKNQPGLGLGRDPQRTPMQWDGSLHAGFSTSEPWLPIPPDFHRHNVKVLAEDPRSVLALYKALIGLRRSHRALSVGGYAQITCEGSVMAFERYDGAERLVVALNFGHEAEAVALPDRPGKVLMSTHMDRVGEALTGSCALRPDEGVIALVA
- a CDS encoding response regulator produces the protein MDTAQRRLLYVDGDAEARLLMQELLAPHQIDIVATDEEARVLARRVSYDVYLLASGPDASGLALCAWLHRIDPRTPIIYVSSTGTAAHESRAVAAGALRFLVKPLDPDLLRSTLRLLLKLAEIETRRARIAEELAIEEELTARAARARETVRAARAKAQRSLECTLRMKAYRAFLDAGGNRANFERTWPTVASDADTATK
- the ctaD gene encoding cytochrome c oxidase subunit I produces the protein MSGRPLPNPLPRPDGELEALERAWLTPRGWRIFGAVNNTVIGLFYVGTALLFLVLAGVLALLMRAQLAVPGNDLLSNAEYNRIFTMHGTVMMFLFAVPVVEAVAVLLLPNMLGARDLPFPRLSAYAYWAYAIGGLVFFGTIFFGVAPDGGWFMYPPLTGGTYSPGSGADWWLLGIGFIEISAIAGAVELVVGILRTRAPGMSLMKMPLFAWAMLVVGAMIVFGFPPIILGTLLLELERALGWPFFIVERGGDPVLWQHLFWLFGHPEVYIIFLPAAGMISMIVPTLARTRLAGYRWIVAATIIVGVLSFTLWAHHMYAIGLTHKYAAFFSAASMAVSIPTAIQLFSWVTTLWRGEVRFAAPTWFLLAFFATFVLGGLTGVMLAVVPFDWQAHDTYFVVAHFHYVLIGGMVFPLIAAIYYWAPFVSGKPLSERMGKWSCALMFAGFHATFFPMHITGMLGMPRRVYTYQAGLGWDGLNLLSTLGAFVLAAGFAVFLLDVLMHLRLAKKVDANVWGASTLEWLPADDYGFRSIPRIDDRDPLWARPTLAAEVDAGQHYLPGTATGRRETLVTSPRDARPQYVLVLTGDSWLPFVAGLGTAAFFLLLTAKLHVAAAIGGVVALAAILRWLWETDPGAIRGPVDIGDGLPLPIYVSGRHSHSAWGMGVLLLVDATIFASLVFSWFYLWTQSQGPWPPAPYALPAGHTSVTVAALWSASGAALVWAGRLLHRRLFTEALLAGAVCAAAATALHWSAYADIDPAAHGYGALVYAGLALQALHVLVAIAMAAYTLARRYSGKLDPVRRVTFDNTCIFWLYTSAQGAALVLVLEAAPRLVT